One Bacillaceae bacterium S4-13-56 DNA segment encodes these proteins:
- a CDS encoding acyltransferase family protein, with product MISYVNILRSLAIIGVVVIHATGPLMSRVDNMPYWWLGNLLDGAVRWCIPIFVMISGMLLLNPKKQESISDFMKKRASKILIPFVFWVLFYTLWKSRRSLGDFSVVSEASNIISGDVYFHLWYMYMIVGLYLITPVIRVVIAHAQQRLIEYYLIIWFITSSLFPMASHFLDLNVGLKLEFFTGYLGYFILGYYLHNVQISEKAKKWIYLAGFLGLIVTFLGTYLGTEAKGAFEAYFYEYKSPNTFFVSVALFVWAKNIDWDKHFSKDGAFMRVVASLSATSFGIYLIHPFVMSLLGTELKNLVGFKLNYAFIHPIIGAPVSIVAILVWSYLIVWMMQRIPIIKKLVP from the coding sequence ATGATTAGTTATGTAAATATATTAAGAAGTTTGGCGATTATTGGGGTTGTTGTCATTCATGCAACTGGTCCGTTGATGTCAAGGGTAGACAATATGCCTTATTGGTGGCTTGGAAATCTATTAGATGGAGCGGTACGTTGGTGCATTCCTATCTTTGTAATGATCAGTGGAATGCTTTTATTGAATCCTAAAAAGCAGGAATCAATCTCCGATTTTATGAAAAAGAGAGCTTCTAAAATCTTAATTCCCTTCGTCTTTTGGGTATTATTTTATACCCTTTGGAAATCGAGACGTAGCTTAGGAGATTTTAGTGTGGTGAGCGAAGCTAGTAATATTATCAGTGGAGATGTCTATTTCCATTTATGGTATATGTACATGATTGTGGGGCTTTATTTAATTACCCCTGTGATAAGAGTTGTCATTGCTCATGCCCAACAAAGGTTGATCGAGTACTATTTGATTATCTGGTTTATTACAAGTTCATTATTTCCTATGGCAAGCCATTTTCTCGATTTGAATGTTGGACTTAAGCTAGAGTTTTTCACGGGGTATCTCGGATATTTCATTTTAGGATACTATTTGCATAATGTACAGATTTCAGAAAAGGCCAAGAAGTGGATTTACTTAGCAGGCTTTTTAGGATTGATTGTCACCTTCTTAGGAACCTATCTCGGGACAGAAGCAAAAGGTGCCTTTGAAGCGTATTTCTATGAATATAAGTCACCTAATACATTTTTTGTTAGTGTTGCTCTATTTGTATGGGCTAAAAATATAGACTGGGATAAACATTTTTCAAAAGATGGAGCATTTATGAGAGTAGTAGCTTCCCTATCGGCTACAAGCTTTGGAATCTATCTTATCCATCCATTTGTCATGTCCCTACTGGGAACTGAACTGAAAAATTTGGTAGGATTCAAACTTAACTATGCCTTTATTCATCCAATTATAGGCGCGCCAGTTTCAATTGTTGCAATTTTAGTATGGAGTTACCTCATAGTTTGGATGATGCAGAGAATACCCATCATTAAGAAGTTAGTACCTTAA